Proteins encoded within one genomic window of Armatimonadia bacterium:
- a CDS encoding riboflavin synthase — protein sequence MFTGLVEEVGSVRSVTPVTLGADITLEARTVLEGTQVGDSIAVNGCCLTVVALGSTHFTAHAGSETLSRTTLSGWRAGKRANLERALSASSRLGGHFVQGHVDGVGTVLSSIPEGQTTRWRFSLPESLSPFVVEKGSIAMDGISLTVTACGSDYFEVAIIPHTVAHTTFGNLRPGEDVNLETDVLAKYVHRMLGALTERKQGITEDFLKQHGYL from the coding sequence ATGTTCACAGGACTAGTTGAGGAAGTCGGATCGGTGCGCTCGGTGACTCCGGTCACCCTCGGTGCGGATATCACGCTCGAGGCCCGCACCGTTCTGGAGGGCACGCAGGTCGGCGACAGCATCGCCGTGAACGGCTGCTGCCTGACCGTCGTTGCGCTCGGGAGCACTCACTTCACGGCCCATGCGGGCTCGGAGACGCTGTCACGGACAACGCTCTCGGGCTGGCGAGCCGGGAAACGGGCCAACCTCGAGCGAGCGCTGAGCGCCTCCTCACGACTGGGCGGGCACTTCGTCCAGGGCCACGTCGACGGCGTCGGCACGGTCCTGTCCTCCATACCGGAGGGTCAGACGACCCGCTGGCGGTTCTCGCTGCCCGAGAGCCTGAGCCCCTTCGTCGTCGAGAAGGGCAGCATCGCCATGGACGGCATCAGCCTGACCGTTACCGCCTGCGGGAGCGACTACTTCGAGGTCGCGATCATCCCGCACACCGTGGCGCATACCACCTTTGGAAACCTGCGTCCGGGCGAGGACGTTAACCTTGAGACCGATGTCCTGGCCAAGTATGTGCACCGGATGCTGGGTGCGCTGACCGAGCGCAAGCAGGGCATCACCGAGGATTTCCTGAAGCAACACGGCTACCTGTAA